The following are encoded together in the Oceanobacillus zhaokaii genome:
- a CDS encoding response regulator, producing the protein MRILLAEDEFIERKAMRKFIEENFPAIEIVAEAENGRKAIELAEKTSPDVIFMDIRMPGINGLEAIEKINMGNPAIKFILVSAYDSFDYAKEAMRFGIKDYILKPGKKEEIVKAILRVQKEIEVEKIQQLERIQALGLRHERLITELMHAPLQESTLIMQKKLFPKMLSGCFLVVKHGSKLMVEGGLQRLGQAAATFQFITRQVEDIVVVCLLASTILQRSDVLQVARSLQQKIGDTVYIGIGSPTTVLAELPRSYEEAYEVCMQLGTDRKRQYGFLSLKKTGQKGEAILARIEAIIERGQQEEAIQYFQQYQDKLTLSDKEELYLRLKNGLVTRNIAPPSISFSSLKTNQDWHAFLHLCCSKMKGFYQSKSFIEQARNFMHTHFQEAITLENVAASVNLSASYFSNVFKQEFGMNFIEYLTMIRMQKAKGLIEENTYSLKEISFMVGYKDPNYFSRVFKKHYQESPKQFQQAILKK; encoded by the coding sequence ATGCGAATCTTGTTAGCTGAAGATGAATTTATCGAAAGAAAAGCAATGCGAAAGTTTATCGAGGAAAACTTTCCAGCTATCGAAATTGTTGCCGAAGCGGAAAATGGCAGGAAAGCAATTGAATTAGCTGAGAAAACCAGCCCAGACGTTATTTTCATGGATATTCGCATGCCGGGGATCAATGGATTAGAAGCAATTGAAAAAATTAACATGGGCAATCCTGCAATCAAGTTTATCCTAGTATCAGCTTATGATTCCTTCGATTATGCAAAGGAAGCGATGCGATTTGGTATCAAGGATTATATTCTAAAACCAGGGAAGAAGGAGGAGATTGTCAAGGCAATTTTACGTGTACAAAAAGAAATTGAAGTAGAGAAAATACAACAGCTAGAAAGAATCCAAGCGCTCGGGCTAAGGCATGAACGATTAATTACCGAGCTCATGCATGCTCCACTTCAGGAATCAACGCTCATTATGCAAAAAAAGCTGTTTCCTAAAATGCTAAGCGGCTGTTTTCTAGTTGTGAAGCATGGTTCAAAATTAATGGTAGAAGGAGGCCTGCAAAGATTAGGACAAGCAGCAGCAACCTTCCAATTTATTACTCGACAGGTCGAGGATATTGTCGTCGTTTGTTTGCTAGCATCGACAATACTCCAGCGCTCAGACGTCTTACAGGTGGCAAGAAGTTTACAGCAAAAAATTGGGGATACCGTCTATATTGGCATTGGCTCTCCAACGACAGTTCTTGCCGAGCTTCCGAGATCCTATGAGGAAGCATATGAAGTATGCATGCAGCTGGGGACAGATAGGAAGCGACAGTACGGATTTTTGTCACTAAAAAAAACCGGGCAAAAAGGGGAAGCCATTCTCGCACGAATCGAAGCAATCATAGAAAGAGGACAGCAGGAGGAGGCTATCCAATATTTTCAACAATACCAGGATAAGCTTACATTAAGTGATAAAGAGGAATTGTATTTACGATTAAAAAATGGGTTAGTAACTCGTAATATTGCACCGCCATCCATTTCTTTCTCTTCGTTGAAAACGAATCAGGATTGGCATGCTTTCTTACATTTATGCTGCAGCAAAATGAAGGGATTTTATCAGTCGAAATCGTTTATTGAGCAGGCGAGGAATTTTATGCATACGCATTTTCAAGAGGCGATTACACTGGAGAATGTTGCAGCCTCGGTGAATTTAAGTGCGAGTTATTTTTCCAATGTGTTTAAGCAAGAATTCGGGATGAATTTTATTGAGTATTTGACAATGATTCGAATGCAGAAAGCGAAGGGATTGATCGAGGAAAATACATACTCATTAAAGGAGATTAGTTTCATGGTTGGCTACAAGGATCCGAATTATTTTAGCCGTGTTTTTAAAAAGCATTATCAGGAATCACCAAAGCAGTTTCAGCAGGCAATCTTAAAAAAGTGA
- a CDS encoding sugar-binding protein translates to MSTLTKRILYTISIILFLTSFTVMLYYGYKTFYIKNEPTTSENYTYHFALIAEETENDYWRLIEQGAREAAKENDIFLEYVAPKRADNEHMLRLFDRLIAAKVDGIITQGVEGEQFVDLVHKAVERGIPVITIDTDVKSSERNAYVGTDNFYAGRLAGRTIIENTMGKQYIGIVTGRLDAINQQQRIEGLKEEIASHPRIQIVDTKESNITRIGATQATYELLKKHPEINVLVGTSSLDGIGMVKGLEEIAPNKEVYITAFDVLPRTLDLIRSNKIDATIAQYPIEMGNKSVKVMIELQEQVLLNNEIFTETRILGKDDVLQSSGATR, encoded by the coding sequence ATGTCTACATTAACAAAACGTATCCTCTACACCATATCCATCATTCTTTTCCTAACAAGCTTCACCGTCATGCTCTACTACGGCTACAAAACATTCTACATCAAAAACGAACCGACCACCTCAGAGAACTATACCTATCATTTCGCACTAATCGCCGAGGAGACGGAGAATGATTATTGGCGCTTAATCGAGCAAGGGGCGAGGGAGGCTGCTAAAGAGAATGATATTTTCCTAGAATATGTGGCACCGAAACGGGCGGATAATGAGCACATGCTTCGACTATTCGATCGGCTCATTGCTGCGAAGGTGGATGGGATTATTACGCAAGGGGTTGAGGGTGAGCAATTTGTAGATTTAGTACATAAGGCGGTAGAGCGAGGGATACCGGTGATTACGATTGATACCGATGTGAAAAGCAGTGAACGGAATGCATATGTTGGAACGGACAACTTCTATGCGGGGCGGCTTGCAGGACGAACAATTATTGAAAACACAATGGGGAAACAATATATTGGCATTGTGACAGGTCGATTAGATGCAATTAATCAGCAGCAGCGGATTGAAGGGCTGAAGGAAGAGATTGCATCCCATCCCCGTATTCAAATAGTTGATACGAAGGAATCGAATATTACTCGGATTGGCGCGACCCAAGCTACATATGAGCTTTTAAAAAAACATCCAGAGATAAATGTATTAGTTGGAACAAGTTCGCTTGACGGAATAGGGATGGTGAAGGGACTCGAGGAAATCGCGCCAAATAAAGAGGTATATATTACTGCATTTGACGTGCTGCCAAGGACGCTTGATCTGATTCGCAGCAATAAAATCGATGCGACGATTGCACAGTATCCGATAGAGATGGGCAATAAATCGGTTAAGGTAATGATCGAGCTGCAGGAGCAGGTACTGTTAAATAATGAAATTTTTACAGAAACAAGAATACTGGGGAAAGACGATGTATTGCAGTCGAGCGGTGCAACGAGATGA
- a CDS encoding sensor histidine kinase, which translates to MRTIRGKLVVYFFVFVFLFQITAVSIFISSNQLMKSYHDSFGRFLLLNAISQISSELYENTMKIVTDRDAENEDGYYVTRKALQAEKERLANTFTNANEIEIKNYINIIETFIYETELTVGFVLKDDIENYTLHLEETRIAANYIQEAALEILDMELTDYQSFYQDLQERNESFFLFIIFLFISTVLLAIFFALWFSKGITSPIAKLSHAAQEVSQGDLLGEKIEIKSNDELKLLADTFNNMRTNIHELVSEIKDQSELDQLLKEMELKHLQNQINPHFLFNTLNTISKMAYLEDAKTTSGLIDSVAMLLRHSLGQIDKLVPLRDEVSIVKDYFHIQKVRFSERIQFKLKIDESCLDIEIPRLTLQPLVENAFIHGIEEKEEGGTITLAIYQTKLEVIIEVQDDGVGMEQEKVASLLSLSTKEEAHVGHSTGIGLTNVIRRLQIHYHLQELVEIDSAPAEGTTIRLRIPKRRETDANLVS; encoded by the coding sequence ATGAGAACGATTCGTGGGAAACTAGTTGTCTACTTCTTTGTTTTTGTTTTCCTATTTCAAATTACAGCAGTATCGATTTTTATTAGTTCTAATCAGTTAATGAAATCTTATCATGATAGCTTTGGTCGATTTTTATTATTGAATGCCATCTCACAAATATCTTCCGAACTCTATGAGAATACGATGAAAATTGTAACTGACCGGGATGCGGAAAATGAGGATGGATATTACGTAACGAGAAAAGCATTACAAGCCGAAAAGGAACGGCTGGCCAATACTTTTACAAATGCGAATGAAATTGAAATTAAAAATTACATCAATATTATCGAAACGTTTATTTATGAGACAGAGCTGACAGTTGGTTTTGTTTTGAAAGATGATATTGAAAATTATACATTACACCTTGAGGAAACAAGAATTGCTGCTAACTATATCCAAGAGGCAGCATTAGAAATACTCGATATGGAGTTAACCGATTATCAGTCGTTTTATCAGGATTTGCAAGAGCGGAATGAAAGCTTCTTCCTGTTCATTATTTTCCTGTTCATTTCGACGGTCCTGTTGGCAATTTTCTTTGCGTTATGGTTTTCAAAAGGGATTACGAGTCCGATTGCCAAACTTTCCCATGCTGCCCAAGAGGTTTCACAGGGGGACCTGCTTGGAGAAAAAATTGAAATTAAGTCGAATGATGAATTGAAATTGCTTGCCGACACGTTTAATAACATGCGGACAAATATTCATGAGCTTGTGAGTGAAATCAAGGATCAGTCGGAGCTTGACCAGCTATTAAAGGAAATGGAATTGAAGCATTTGCAAAATCAAATCAACCCGCATTTCCTATTTAATACGTTAAATACCATCTCGAAGATGGCGTATTTAGAGGATGCAAAGACGACATCAGGATTAATCGATTCGGTTGCGATGCTGCTGCGCCATAGCTTGGGGCAAATTGATAAACTTGTGCCACTTAGGGATGAGGTTTCAATTGTGAAGGATTATTTTCATATTCAAAAAGTAAGATTTTCCGAACGAATTCAATTTAAGCTGAAAATTGATGAGTCCTGTCTAGATATAGAAATTCCTCGTTTGACCTTGCAGCCATTAGTAGAGAATGCCTTTATCCATGGAATTGAAGAAAAGGAAGAAGGCGGGACGATTACATTAGCAATCTATCAAACTAAACTAGAGGTCATCATCGAAGTGCAGGATGATGGTGTTGGGATGGAGCAGGAAAAGGTCGCAAGCTTATTATCTCTATCTACTAAAGAGGAAGCGCATGTCGGCCATTCAACCGGAATTGGGTTAACAAATGTCATACGCAGACTCCAGATTCATTATCATCTGCAGGAATTGGTTGAAATCGATTCAGCACCTGCTGAAGGGACGACTATCCGCTTGCGAATACCGAAAAGGAGGGAAACCGATGCGAATCTTGTTAGCTGA
- a CDS encoding ABC transporter substrate-binding protein: protein MKKKLLALFTFVVLALLIAACSSESSGDADGKTDDAGKDSGGGDSKGEVEIFSWWTGAGEEDGLLALIELFEEKNPDISIDNAAVSGGAGTNAKAVLATRMQGNDPPSTFQVHGGEELNKSWVAADKMEPLNDFYEENEWMDKFPEELIDLVSSDGNIYSIPVNIHRGNVFFYNMQVFEENEIEVPTTMDEFFAAADKLQEAGVIPVALGDKESWTATQIFENVLLGKLGPDDYKKLFAGEIGFDDSRVVEAAEQFGKILDYVNEDHASRNWQDSAQLVANGEAAMLNMGDWAKGYFANDLDLETNVDFGYFAFPDTDGEFQIITDTFGLPKGVDNPDDVKEFLKVLASVEGQDAFNPLKGSIPARIDADPEKYDQYGKDAMEDFKNSRLVPSLAHGSAASEGFLTKANQAVNIFVTQRDVDNFIQALVSAAPEM, encoded by the coding sequence GTGAAGAAGAAATTATTGGCACTTTTTACTTTCGTTGTACTAGCGTTATTAATCGCAGCTTGTAGTTCCGAATCATCTGGAGATGCAGATGGGAAAACGGATGACGCAGGGAAGGATAGCGGTGGAGGAGATTCAAAAGGGGAAGTGGAAATCTTCAGCTGGTGGACAGGTGCCGGTGAAGAGGATGGTTTACTAGCATTGATTGAATTATTTGAGGAAAAGAATCCAGATATTTCAATAGATAATGCAGCAGTATCAGGTGGTGCTGGGACCAATGCTAAAGCTGTTCTAGCGACTAGAATGCAGGGGAATGATCCACCGTCAACGTTCCAGGTTCATGGTGGGGAGGAGCTCAATAAGAGCTGGGTTGCCGCTGATAAGATGGAGCCTTTGAATGATTTTTATGAAGAAAATGAATGGATGGATAAATTCCCAGAGGAGTTAATTGATCTAGTAAGTAGTGACGGCAATATTTATTCAATCCCAGTAAACATTCATCGTGGAAATGTTTTCTTCTATAATATGCAAGTGTTTGAGGAAAATGAAATCGAAGTGCCAACAACGATGGATGAATTCTTCGCAGCTGCAGATAAATTACAGGAAGCGGGGGTTATTCCAGTTGCACTTGGTGATAAAGAGTCATGGACAGCAACACAAATTTTTGAAAATGTGTTATTAGGAAAATTAGGTCCAGATGATTATAAAAAGCTATTCGCAGGCGAAATTGGCTTTGATGATTCACGTGTTGTAGAAGCGGCCGAGCAGTTCGGCAAAATTTTAGACTATGTAAATGAGGACCACGCGTCTCGTAACTGGCAGGATTCAGCGCAGCTTGTGGCGAACGGCGAAGCAGCGATGCTGAACATGGGGGACTGGGCGAAAGGATATTTTGCGAATGATCTAGATTTGGAAACAAATGTTGACTTCGGTTACTTCGCATTTCCCGACACAGATGGTGAATTCCAAATTATTACCGATACATTTGGCTTACCAAAAGGAGTCGATAATCCGGATGATGTGAAGGAATTCTTAAAGGTGCTTGCTTCTGTTGAGGGACAGGATGCATTTAATCCATTGAAAGGTTCTATCCCTGCAAGAATTGATGCAGACCCGGAAAAATATGATCAGTACGGGAAGGACGCAATGGAAGACTTTAAGAATTCACGACTAGTGCCGAGCCTTGCGCACGGTTCCGCAGCATCGGAAGGATTCTTAACGAAGGCGAATCAGGCAGTCAATATTTTCGTGACGCAACGAGACGTCGATAATTTCATTCAAGCATTGGTAAGTGCAGCACCAGAAATGTAA
- the yidA gene encoding sugar-phosphatase: protein MYKLIAIDMDGTLLNDSHEVPEDVKLTLEEAKRQGIKIVLCSGRPIGGMRNYIEALNLDEDGDYAIAYNGAFVQDTHTNDVVAQLSLGHDDLVKLHNISVELNSPMHFFDVNGLYTPNANISEYTVLESYLNKIPLAYRQVSDVPTDLSIPKIMFIDKPVNLNQTIQALPEHLNEQYTIVQSSPYFLEFVHPEASKGNAVKRLAEQLGIKQEEVMSIGDNGNDLSMIKYAGCGVAMGNAIPEIKEAADFQTLTNNESGVAYAIEKLALEPLSVK from the coding sequence ATGTATAAATTAATTGCAATCGATATGGATGGAACCCTATTAAATGACAGCCATGAGGTACCAGAAGATGTAAAGTTAACATTAGAAGAAGCAAAAAGACAAGGAATTAAAATTGTCCTTTGCTCTGGACGCCCAATTGGTGGCATGCGTAACTATATTGAAGCACTCAATTTAGATGAAGATGGCGATTATGCCATTGCATATAATGGTGCGTTTGTACAAGATACGCATACAAACGACGTTGTAGCTCAATTATCGCTAGGACATGATGATTTGGTAAAGCTGCACAATATTAGTGTTGAATTGAATTCACCAATGCATTTCTTTGATGTAAATGGCCTATATACGCCAAACGCGAATATTAGCGAGTACACGGTTCTAGAATCGTATTTAAATAAAATTCCTTTAGCTTATCGTCAGGTGAGCGATGTACCAACTGATTTATCTATTCCGAAAATCATGTTTATTGATAAGCCTGTTAACTTAAATCAGACGATTCAAGCACTTCCTGAGCACCTAAATGAACAGTATACGATTGTTCAAAGTTCACCATATTTTCTTGAATTTGTTCATCCAGAAGCGAGCAAAGGAAATGCAGTGAAAAGATTAGCGGAACAGCTAGGAATTAAGCAAGAGGAAGTAATGAGCATCGGTGATAATGGAAATGATTTATCGATGATCAAGTACGCAGGATGTGGCGTTGCAATGGGCAATGCTATTCCGGAAATTAAAGAAGCAGCTGATTTCCAAACACTGACGAATAACGAGAGTGGCGTTGCTTATGCGATTGAGAAGTTGGCGTTGGAGCCTTTAAGTGTTAAATAA